One stretch of Streptomyces sp. A2-16 DNA includes these proteins:
- a CDS encoding DoxX family protein, which produces MTHSFRTDTHAPYYDDERSWRDNIGQYALLPLRIFLGVTFIYAGLDKLTDSAFMKDSGSGSIGDMMRTVRDSSAIPALVDLSLKNPVGFGYAIAFGELAVGIGTLLGILARLAALGGALISLSLWLTVSWGSDPYYYGNDLAYLMAWLPLVLAGAPMFSVDAALRGRRRQRAGGYR; this is translated from the coding sequence ATGACTCACAGTTTTCGTACGGACACGCATGCCCCCTACTACGACGACGAACGGTCCTGGCGGGACAACATCGGGCAGTACGCGTTGCTGCCGTTGCGGATCTTCCTGGGTGTCACCTTTATCTACGCCGGCCTGGACAAGCTGACCGACAGCGCCTTCATGAAGGACTCCGGTTCGGGCTCCATCGGCGACATGATGCGCACGGTTCGGGACTCCTCGGCCATCCCCGCACTGGTCGACCTGTCGCTGAAGAACCCCGTCGGCTTCGGCTACGCCATCGCCTTCGGTGAACTGGCCGTCGGTATCGGCACCCTGCTCGGCATCCTCGCCCGCCTGGCCGCGCTCGGCGGTGCGCTGATCTCGCTCAGCCTGTGGCTGACCGTGAGCTGGGGATCCGACCCCTACTACTACGGCAACGACCTCGCCTACCTGATGGCCTGGCTGCCGCTCGTCCTCGCGGGTGCCCCCATGTTCTCCGTGGACGCCGCCTTGCGTGGCCGCCGACGGCAACGGGCGGGAGGCTACCGGTAG